Within Microcebus murinus isolate Inina chromosome 8, M.murinus_Inina_mat1.0, whole genome shotgun sequence, the genomic segment GAAGTAGTTCCTTTGGTGTGCCCTGGTTGATAATGCAAGGCATAGTGAGGAAGTCACTACATATAtccagggagagagggaagacagGACTTGAACTAAGGCAGTGACACTGACAATGAGGAGGCAAAGGTAAATTTGAGATTAACTTCATTTCAAagataaaactgataaaatttgGTGACTATGGAAAGAAGGATACCTATTAATAGGTGCCACTCTAGAGTAGGTGTTTGACGTTTAAAAAACTGACAATGCCAAATTCTGGACAGTATGTCAAGCAACTGCAGCTCTTGTTTATGGGCATGTAAAATAGTTCAGCCACTTATGGAAACAGTTTGGCATCTTCTTATATGGTTAAACATACCgataccacatgacccagcaatctcactctcagatatttgctaaagaaaaatgaaaacatatgcctaCTTAAAGACGTATACAGGAATGTTTTTGGAAGCTTTATTTATAGTGGCCAAAAACTGacaacaacccaaatatccatcaactttataaatggataaatgaattgtggtatatccatattaTGGACTATTGTTTGGCAATAAAAATTAACTACTGATAggtacaacatggatggacctcaAAAaagttatgctaagtgaaagaagctaaccacaggccgggcgcggtggctcacgcctgtaatcctagcactctgggaggccgaggggggcggattgctcaaggtcaggagttcaaaaccaacctgagcgagaccccgtctctaccataaaaatagaaagaaattaattggccaactaatatatatatataaaaatcagccgggcatggtggcttgtgcctgtagtcccagctactcgggaggctgaggcaggaggatcgcttgagcccaggagtttgaggttgctgtgagctaggctgacgccacggcactcactctagcctaggcaagaaagcgagactctgtctcaaaaaaaaaaaaaagaaaaagaaaaagaaagaagctaacCACAAAAGACTATATTCTTTTTGATACCATTCGTATGACAAAAATCcaattggtggttgccagggactgggagtGGGGATAGGGGattgctgaatagcattccattgtttGAATATGTCACAGTTTATCAAGTCacaattttagctattataataTGTGATAgtatgttgttttaatttgcatctctctatcttgagcatctttttatatgcttattaatCATTCCTATATCTTATTTTATGGATTGCCTATTTATAACTCTGCCttttttaattggattgcttATTATCTTATTATACAAtagtaagagttctttatatattctggatggaAGTCTTGACagatataaatattgttaatacTTTCAATCAGTAGttttcttttaacagtttttgaagaacaattttgataaagtccatattgtcagtttttttcatctttgGTTACTAACTTGAATTTTATGTCTGATTATAGGAAGAGGATTTGACAACTTGACTTCTGTCCATCTTGCACGGCATACTCCTACAGGAACACTGGTAactataaaaattacaaatctgGAAAACTGCAATGAAGAACGCCTGAAATCTTTACAGGTAACaatatgaagaaaaagatatACAGTTGGCCCTTAGTAGCCACAAGTTCTGCAGCTATGGCTTCAACCAACCACTaatagaaagtattaaaaaaaaaatatatatatatatacacacacacacacacacaacaatacaagaatataaacaaaaattagtaCAACAACTGtatacatagcatttacattgtattaagtattataagtaatctagagatgatttaaagcatgtAAGAGGATGTGTATAGGTTATGTACAAATACCATGACATTGTATATAAGGGGCTTGAGCATTCTtggagggtcctggaaccaattctccatgaataccaagggacaactgtatttaaTGTAATGTCTATTTGAGATTacatctataaaaaattttttcccccgaattcatagttcttcctgttaGGGAAAGGTAATTAGTTCTAATTAGCATGCAGTtacagaattggaaaaaatacTTGGAGGCCAGATCCATTACATGAAAGAACAAATATATTCAAGATTGGTTAACGACTATTCCTTCAAGTGAGTATCATATTCAAAATGCTAGTCTGGAGATTTATAACACCTCTAGTCAGTCCAATCACAAATAGTCatatagggaaataaaaaaaaaccaaaagcaaatagTTTCCTTTCCATCcagttaaacaaaattaatttctgaaTTGGCAAACTTTGACAGAATTACATTTCAGGTATAGTATCATTTTCATTATCACTAATCATTTTTGATATAAAGGGTGAAAGGATTTTGTTTTAATAGTGtcccaatatttaaaatatttatgtatattgcACAGAAAAATAAGACTGGGAGAAACGGCACTAAAATGTTCACTGTGGTTCCCTCCATGATACAGTGTCAGAAGagatgtttattttcatatttttatgtgtttttagaTGTTTGTATAATAAGAACATAGTGTAGTCTTTAAGAGTATGACCTCTGGAGTCAGACTTTCTAAGTTCACATTCCACTTCCACTTCTTTTTATCAATTATGTGCTTTTGGACATGTTTTTCTAACTTATCCCTAAGTGTCTTCTGTAAAGTGGAAATCATAACATCACATACTTCATGGAGTGTTTTGTGAGATTTAAAGAGGTAAAAGCACTAAGAACAGTGCTTAGTGCTAACAAGCTTTCTTGAGTATTAGCTGCCACTACTGTATCTTcatcataaggaaaaaaagactgtAAATGTCTTGTCTCTTGTGTGTTTATCCTAGAAAGCGGTGATTCTATCCCACTTTTTCCAGCATCCCAATATTACAACTTATTGGACAGTTTTCACTGTTGGCAGCTGGCTTTGggttatttctccatttatggCCTATGGTAAGAAAACTGGTTTTTAACAAATAACTCATCATTTAGTGTGCATACTATACTTGTAAAGATAATTGGAATCTTAGATTTAGGATGcactacttttattttattttatttttttcctcgcccctccttcctctccactacttttaatttgtaaatcTAATAGCTGATTCTAGATTTCATGATGTATTTCTATATCTGATTCATGTTGaattttagtatttataaaaAAGGAGAATGGGTTTGATGATCAATGACACCACCATTGCTTCTCCAAGATTTCCATGCCTTTGCACAATCTGACTCTTTAAGTTTCACTCCCCTCTCTCAATGGAGAGTAACGTTTTTTCACCTATGCACACAATCCTTGCCCCTGTTTCAATGCATTGTAAACTTATTTCACTGTATTGTAAACATCTTTGTGTGTGCCAATCTCCCTCACTGGACTTGTGCTTCTTTAGGTCAAGGATcacttatatatatttcattttggtgTCCCCAGGTACTCACATAATACTTAGCACAAAGTAGTATTCAATAAGtgtgttgaataaataagtgaatggattCTAGAGCTTTGATTTTTAGGACAGTTTTTGTGAATTGCTTctggattaaaatatatatatacatatatacacacacatacatatacagtaTGTACTTTTATccaataatattgaaaaattgttttaattctcttttctaatCTCTAGAGtagcattagaaaaaaatcttttaaagattCCTGaaggatggccgggcgcggtggctcacgcctgtaatcctagcactctgggaggccgaggtgggtggatcactcaaggtcagaagttctaaaccagcctgagcgagaccccgtctctactaaaaatagaaagaaactaattgactgactaaaaatatatacaaaaaattagctgggcatggtggtgcatgcttgtaatcccagctactcgggaggctgaggcagtaggatcgcttgagcccaggagattgaggttgctgtgagctaggctgacgccgccatggcactcactctagcctgagcaacaaagtgagactctgtctcaaaaaaaaaaaagaaaagattcctgAAGGAAAATCACATTTGCATGGGAAAGGGTTAGAGTCCAAGTGACAGATGTCTGTGTGTTCATGGTtgaaaagaacattaaaacatAAGTGGGAGTAAAATCACTTTCAGTGACCATCTAAGGATTTCAGGGTTTTCTTTCAGGTTCAGCAAGCCAGCTCTTGAGGACCTACTTTCCTGAAGGAATGAGTGAAActttaataagaaatattctCTTTGGAGCTGTGAGAGGGTTGAACTATCTGCATCAAAATGGCTGTATTCATAggtatttacttatttgtattttacaaaatgaattttaatggaAGAAATCTATTAGGGAGCTTTTAGGAAGGAGCAGTTAAGTGTTAGAAAGAAGGGATAGGAAacttataaatgaaaatggaGGGAGAAGGGGCTAATAGATGCAGTGGATGCTGATTATCTTACTACCATTTACCAAACATGTTCAGACCGcatgctctgtgccaggcactgtgcttggtgcTGGTGTGGAgtgcctgccctcagggagctcacatTCTCAATCTGATGAGGGACATGAGAACCTATATGTTTGGAGGATAAACTGTAAGGAGTGGGATCCTAGTtggctgggttttgttttttggtttttgaggtttttttcaaagcaaataaaGAGCTTCTTTATCTGCTTTTTAGCTGTCACATTTATATCATATACAACTTATAATTAAACCTTTCtttgatttcttaaatattttgcaaCACATTGAGATGATCATACTAAATATCAGTTCTCTTGTTATCAGACTGTAGATGCAAAAGTAATTGAATGCTAAAAACAGTGCCATTCTGAGTTATACTGGgactttgctttgctttttaattaagttatttttaaataagattgcTTTCTTATTGTTTGTTTCAAACCCCTTATAGCATTTTGtactatttgttgtttttttagcAGCATTCTTATTAACTAAGGATTTTAACGCACTGTATTCTAATAAATTGGGGTTTTATTTACACCTATCAGATAATATATTGGCCATCCTACTCTGTTAGTTTCCAAATTCAGTGTTTTAGAAGCAAAATAATGCACTTTTATAATTTGTCTGATAATTAAAGGAGATTATTACATGTCATGTTTATAAATGATGTTAAACTGTGagaggcttttattttattttagttttgagatagagtcttgctctgtcacccaggctggagagaagtggcatgatcatagctcactgtaaccttgaattcctgggctcaagcaatcatcctcctgccccagcctactcagtagctgggactacagtgtctgtgcaccatcatgcctggctaaaatttctattttttatagagacaggggtcttgctgtgttccctaggctggtcttgaactcctggcctcaagtgatcctcctgcctcagcttcccaaagctctgggattacaaacataagccactgtgcctggcctacacTTAACTTTAAATTATAACCTTATGCTTCAAATGTTATTTAATTGATGTTTTTAGATTTTCCTTAGGTGTTTTATAATAGCATCCTAAAATAGTGAAATTCATAATTTGATTTCATTCCTTGTTCGAAAAAATATTGTCAATTCCAAATATGTAGCTATCATTATATCTTTCCTTATTCTAGTGCTATATTAAGTAGCTGAAAGAATTCCAAATTCCCTGTATATAGAGTAGTATATATCATATACTGCTTTTTAATAAAGGATATTCAATATTCAAATTTCCAAGAGAATACTTGAATTTGTTCTGACCAGatttttactctttcttcatTGGCCAGTTTCCTAGTACTTAggattgtttctttttgttctaggAATTTTAAAGCCAGCCATATCCTCATTTCTGGTGATGGCCTGGTGACCCTCTCTGGCCTTTCCCATCTGCATAGTTTGATTAAGCACGGACAGAGGCATAGGGCTGTGTATGATTTCCCACAGTTCAGCACGTCAGTGCAGCCGTGGCTGAGTCCAGAACTACTGAGACAGGTCAGGTGTGGCCGTTTCATTGGGTTGTCTGCGTCTTGAGTGTCTTCTGAGTTTGATTAAAagacatttgtacccttgtattTGGATTGGTGAATGGCCTACTGCAAGACTTTTTTTCCTCACTCTTGTCAAAATTATGttaggaatttaaaattatatactatatatcagGTATACCTTGATTTCTTGCTTataggtttttttccccattattgtTTACCATCCTTTATCAAAAGAACACATGTATGCAACTTTCTGTTATTTGCACTAAAGGACTTCAAATTAATTGTGTTCTACAGGATTTACATGGGTATAATGTGAAGTCAGATATTTACAGTGTTGGGATTACAGCATGTGAATTAGCCAGTGGGAAGGTACCTTTCCAGAACATGCACAGTACTCAAGTAAGTGCCACTAAAATCCCTGAACTACTTGCCTTAAGATCTCTTATGTTCTGTATAATTTCTGTTAAACATGTTTGCTGTAGACTCTTAGGagttttattgttattactgttattttaatattttgcctaAAAAGGGTTgaaggaaatttttctttcttttagatgcTGTTACAGAAACTAAAAGGTCCTCCTTATAGCCCACTGGATATCAATATTTTCCCTCAGTCAGAATCCAGAATGAAAAGTTCCCAATCAGGTGTAGACTCTGGGATTGGAGAAAGTGTACTTGTCTCCAGTGGAACTCACACAATAAATAGTGACCGATTACATACACCATCCTCAAAAACCTTCTCTCCTGCTTTCTTTAGCTTGGTACAGCTTTGTTTGCAACAAGATCCTGAGAAAAGGTATGATATTTGTGATACTGCCCTTCCCATAAAATTCAAGTCTTTGATCAAAAATTACAGTCTAATCTAGAAAATATCAACGCTAAGAACAAGTAGAGGCAATAAGCTAATGGGAAGAATCCTAGATTCAAAGTCAGAACAGATGGGCTCCAGTCTCAGCCGTACCATTTCCTAGCCAAGTCACCTTGTAAAAATCAGTTACTCTTTCTGGATGTCAATCCCTGCCTTTATGTTAAGACATTTTGGAAACTTCCAAGTAGTATAAAAATGTAAGTTGCTGCTACTAtactaatataaattattatcatAGGTAACAATATTTAGTATTTTGGAAACATTAGTATTTTGGAAACAAGATGtgtatgtcttatttattttttagcccCTTAGTGCCTAGCATAGTTCCTTATTAATAGAATGTGTCTAGTAAATGTTAAGTATGGATTATTTGAAAGATACCTCTAGAATTAATTCTTCCCATTAGTCAAGGTAGGGGCTAAGAATTGGGCTTctgatatatattcttttcctttttaatttttttaatattgggaTTTATAGCTCTAAAcctaatttctaatatatttatatacctaaaATCTACATTCTAATATGAgattct encodes:
- the STRADB gene encoding STE20-related kinase adapter protein beta isoform X1, which translates into the protein MSLLDCFCTSRTQVESLRPEKQSETSIHQYLVDEPTLSWLPPSTRASEVICSTNVSHYELQVEIGRGFDNLTSVHLARHTPTGTLVTIKITNLENCNEERLKSLQKAVILSHFFQHPNITTYWTVFTVGSWLWVISPFMAYGSASQLLRTYFPEGMSETLIRNILFGAVRGLNYLHQNGCIHRNFKASHILISGDGLVTLSGLSHLHSLIKHGQRHRAVYDFPQFSTSVQPWLSPELLRQDLHGYNVKSDIYSVGITACELASGKVPFQNMHSTQMLLQKLKGPPYSPLDINIFPQSESRMKSSQSGVDSGIGESVLVSSGTHTINSDRLHTPSSKTFSPAFFSLVQLCLQQDPEKRPSASSLLSHVFFKQMKEESQDSILSLLPPAYNKPSVSLPPVLPWTEPECNFPDEKDLIWEF
- the STRADB gene encoding STE20-related kinase adapter protein beta isoform X3 — translated: MSLLDCFCTSRTQVESLRPEKQSETSIHQYLVDEPTLSWLPPSTRASEVICSTNVSHYELQVEIGRGFDNLTSVHLARHTPTGTLVTIKITNLENCNEERLKSLQKAVILSHFFQHPNITTYWTVFTVGSWLWVISPFMAYGSASQLLRTYFPEGMSETLIRNILFGAVRGLNYLHQNGCIHRNFKASHILISGDGLVTLSGLSHLHSLIKHGQRHRAVYDFPQFSTSVQPWLSPELLRQMLLQKLKGPPYSPLDINIFPQSESRMKSSQSGVDSGIGESVLVSSGTHTINSDRLHTPSSKTFSPAFFSLVQLCLQQDPEKRPSASSLLSHVFFKQMKEESQDSILSLLPPAYNKPSVSLPPVLPWTEPECNFPDEKDLIWEF
- the STRADB gene encoding STE20-related kinase adapter protein beta isoform X4, which produces MSLLDCFCTSRTQVESLRPEKQSETSIHQYLVDEPTLSWLPPSTRASEVICSTNVSHYELQVEIGRGFDNLTSVHLARHTPTGTLVTIKITNLENCNEERLKSLQKAVILSHFFQHPNITTYWTVFTVGSWLWVISPFMAYGSASQLLRTYFPEGMSETLIRNILFGAVRGLNYLHQNGCIHRNFKASHILISGDGLVTLSGLSHLHSLIKHGQRHRAVYDFPQFSTSVQPWLSPELLRQDLHGYNVKSDIYSVGITACELASGKVPFQNMHSTQLGTALFATRS
- the STRADB gene encoding STE20-related kinase adapter protein beta isoform X2 yields the protein MSLLDCFCTSRTQVESLRPEKQSETSIHQYLVDEPTLSWLPPSTRASEVICSTNVSHYELQVEIGRGFDNLTSVHLARHTPTGTLVTIKITNLENCNEERLKSLQHPNITTYWTVFTVGSWLWVISPFMAYGSASQLLRTYFPEGMSETLIRNILFGAVRGLNYLHQNGCIHRNFKASHILISGDGLVTLSGLSHLHSLIKHGQRHRAVYDFPQFSTSVQPWLSPELLRQDLHGYNVKSDIYSVGITACELASGKVPFQNMHSTQMLLQKLKGPPYSPLDINIFPQSESRMKSSQSGVDSGIGESVLVSSGTHTINSDRLHTPSSKTFSPAFFSLVQLCLQQDPEKRPSASSLLSHVFFKQMKEESQDSILSLLPPAYNKPSVSLPPVLPWTEPECNFPDEKDLIWEF